CTTATGATCGAGCCGGGCAGCGGCGCCGGACAGGCGCATCGCTGCCTGGAGGCCCTGGCCTTGCTCCCGGAGGGCGCATGATCCACGACAAGCGCCGCTTCAGCGTGACCCTGCTGGCCCTGGCGCTGGCCTTTGCCCCGCACCTGCCGCGCGTGCCGCTCTTTGTCGGCGTTTTCGTCTGTGCAGCCTGGGGCTACGCCCTGGGGATGCAATATCGGGGCTGGCCCGTTCCATCCCGGTGGCTGCGCGTCATTCTGGCCCTTTGCTGCCTTGCCCTGGTGCTCTTCACCCATGGCCGGTCCTTCGGACGCGACGCCGGAGTGGCCCTGCTGTCCCTCATGCTGGGGCTAAAAGCCGTGGAGAGCAAGTCCGTGCGCGACATGCTGGCCCTGCTCTTTCTGGCCTATTTCGTGGTCGTGACCAACGTGCTCTATTCCCAAACGCTGGTCATGAGCGCGTACATGTTTTTTTCGGTCATGGCCGTGACCGCTGCCCTGGTTCACCTGCATTCCGGCGAATCTCGCCTGCTCCCGGACCTGCGTCGCGGCGGCCTGCTGCTGGTTCAGGCCCTGCCGCTGGCCCTGCTTCTCTTTGTCTTTTTTCCTCGTCTCCAGGGCGCTCTCTGGGGCGTGCACGACGAGCGTGACGAGGGTGTCAGCGGGTTCAGCGAGACCCTTGAGCCGGGTTCAGTGGCCAGCCTGTCCCTGTCCCGGGAGGTGGCCTTCAGGGTCGATTTTCCCGGCTCCATCCCGGACCGGGACAGCCTTTACTGGCGCGGGCTGGTGCTGGACAGCTTCGACGGCTTGACCTGGTCCCGGGACCTACCCGCCGAGGTCACCGCCCCGCGCGGCGGCGCTCTCCCCGAGGGCGGCGTGCCCTACACCATGACCATGGAGCCGCACAACCGGGAGTGGGTTTTCGCCCTTGACCTGCCCGTGCTCGCCCCAAGAGGCACGGTGCTTCGCTCCGACCAGACCCTGGCCAGCCTGCGCATGGTCCGTTCGCGGGTGCGCTTTGAACTCGTCTCGGTGCCGACTCCCGGCTCCGCCCCCGTTCCCGGACCGCCGTGGACCGCGTTGCCCGATGGCGGAAATCCCAAGGCTCGCGCCCTGGCCACCCAATGGAGGGAGGCGGGCCTCTCCTCGGAAGGGACGGTCGCGGCCGCGCTGGAATTTTTCAGGGAGGGCGGGTTCGTGTACAGCCTGCGTCCCGGAGCCATGGATCAGGACATCGTCGATCAGTTTTTGTTTGCAACCCGGCTGGGATATTGCGAACATTATTCTTCGGCCATGGCTTTTCTGCTTCGCGCCGCCGGGATTCCGGCCCGGGTCGTGGTCGGCTATCAGGGCGGGGAGGTGAATCCCATGGGCGGGTACCTCATCGTCCGCCAGTCCGACGCCCACGCCTGGGTCGAAGTCTGGATCGACGGGCGCTGGCTGCGCGTGGACCCGACCTCGGTTGTCGCCCCGCAGCGGCTGGTGACCGGCGTGGAGACCTTCGTGCCCCAGGGCCGGGGTGTCGTGCTGCCCGAAGGGGTCCGGGCCCTGCGCAAGGTGGGACGTTTTTTTCAACTGGGATGGGACGCGGCCAACAACTCCTGGAATCAGTGGGTGCTCGGCTTCAGCCATGAACGGCAGCGCGGCTTGTGGGAGCGTCTGGGTCTCGATCCCGCCACCCGGGCCGGAGCCGGAAAATTGGCGGTCATCCTGGCCGTGGGGCTATGCACCGTGCTGGGCGTTGTGGTCGGCTTCATGCTGCGGGCGCGGCGTGACCGGCGAGATCCGGTTGTGTCGTTGTACGCCCGCTTTTGTCGCAAACTGGAAAAACAGGGATTGCCCAGGGGACCTGCCGAAGGCCCGCGTGATTTTGCCCGGCGCATCGGCACGCTGCGTCCGGATCTGGCCCAGCCTGTCGGGGATATTGCAGAAGGGTACATGGCGCTGCGTTACAGCGGCCGGGGAGACCTTGCGGCATTCAAGAGGCTCATTGATGAATTCATGGGGAGAAAGAATTGATGGAAGAAAAAAAGGGTGCCCTGGTGCCGGTGGAAAAGAGGGAAGAGCCTCCTATCACGCCGGTGGAGCAGGAATACGAGCACGCCAAGTCATATTTCAAGGAATCGACGCTTCAGGCGGCCAAGGTCAATGCGGCGTTGCTGACCGTGCTTGGGGTGTTCGTGGTGCGGGGAATCCGGTATGCGTGGGAGGCCTTGAGCTGCCGCTTTCCCTGGCGCAGAAAAAAGTGAAGGCGCCCCTGGGCGCCTTGGCATTCGTTTTTTAGCGTTGGCCCAGAATTCCGGCCTTGAATTTTTCACCCGGTCCGGGTT
The Desulfomicrobium macestii genome window above contains:
- a CDS encoding transglutaminase TgpA family protein; its protein translation is MIHDKRRFSVTLLALALAFAPHLPRVPLFVGVFVCAAWGYALGMQYRGWPVPSRWLRVILALCCLALVLFTHGRSFGRDAGVALLSLMLGLKAVESKSVRDMLALLFLAYFVVVTNVLYSQTLVMSAYMFFSVMAVTAALVHLHSGESRLLPDLRRGGLLLVQALPLALLLFVFFPRLQGALWGVHDERDEGVSGFSETLEPGSVASLSLSREVAFRVDFPGSIPDRDSLYWRGLVLDSFDGLTWSRDLPAEVTAPRGGALPEGGVPYTMTMEPHNREWVFALDLPVLAPRGTVLRSDQTLASLRMVRSRVRFELVSVPTPGSAPVPGPPWTALPDGGNPKARALATQWREAGLSSEGTVAAALEFFREGGFVYSLRPGAMDQDIVDQFLFATRLGYCEHYSSAMAFLLRAAGIPARVVVGYQGGEVNPMGGYLIVRQSDAHAWVEVWIDGRWLRVDPTSVVAPQRLVTGVETFVPQGRGVVLPEGVRALRKVGRFFQLGWDAANNSWNQWVLGFSHERQRGLWERLGLDPATRAGAGKLAVILAVGLCTVLGVVVGFMLRARRDRRDPVVSLYARFCRKLEKQGLPRGPAEGPRDFARRIGTLRPDLAQPVGDIAEGYMALRYSGRGDLAAFKRLIDEFMGRKN